GTTtgagaaaaatatcatttatccATAACACGTGTTCTCTAAGAAAAACCCTttcataactcttttcatctaaTTGACACTTGGGAATATCAATTAAAACTTTCTCCATGAAATTAGGCTTTGAAACGCAGATTTGATagtgaggaaaccaaagctgAAAAATCAGGGTATTGACAGTTCTAGCCTTTggacttcttttccttctgaagCTTCTTGACCTTATcttcttaaacaaacaaacaaaaaactcccttCCCATCAGTTCCTTTCTGATTCCATCCTTGCCATAACCTGCTACCGTGAGAATGGGAGGTTCAGCGGCTTTCAGATCTTCATTTTACTGAGGTGGCGTAAGATGGAGATAGCGCCCCCCTGGGCAAAATGAGAATTGACAATTCTACATCCTAGTTCTAAAGTCTAGTCTTCTATTAAGCGCCGTCCAAATCTCATTTtctatggcttctcttgttatggaaaATCACTCTTTGCTCTGTAACAATGCAGACACGCTGTgtgctttccttcttttgtttctgtcccagattagaaaggaaggtTGCTGGCAgtgaggagggaagagagtgaCCTGGTGATAGACTATTGTAAATCGCCTCTGATAGATTCTTCCTAGACCGCAATGAGTCAGCCACCGACGGGGGGCGCTGCCCCTGCCACAGCCGCAGCTTCTGCCGCCACAGCTGCCACTGAGGCTCGCTTGCACCCGGAGGGCAGCAGCAGAAAGCAGCAGCGTGCTCAGTCACCCGCTAGACCGAGAGACAATTCGGTCCGACAGACCACCGCGGCCACCCGGTCCCCGGTAGGGGCTGGCACTAAACTCAATTCTATTCgacagcagcagctgcagcagcagcagcagcagggcaaCAAGACCGGGAGCCGCACGGCGCCTCCGGCCAGCGCCCGAGGAAGCGGAGGAGGGGCGGAGAAGGCCGCGCCCCTGGCGCCCAAGGGGGCCGCGCCGGGAGCTGTCCAGTCCTTGGCTGGTGCTGAAGTGGCCCCCGTGGCGACCCTGGCCCCGGTGGGTGTCAGGAGGCCTGGCGCGTCGGAGGAGCCGCCCCGGGAGCTAGAGCCCGCGTCCTCTAAACTCGGGGAACCCCCTCCTCtcggagaaggaggaggagggggtggggaaggaggaggagccgGCAGCGGctctggggaaagggaggggggcgctccgcagccgccgccgccgcccaggGGCTGGCGAGGGAAAAGCGTACGCGCTCAGCCGAGGGGCGGCAGCGGCGCGGAGGGGGCCTCCCCCTCGCCATCCACCTCCTCTGCGGGCAAAACCCCAGGCTCCGGCAGCAGAAACTCTGGGATTGGCGTTGTGGGGCCTGGCAGCGGTGGCGGAGGGAGCTACTGGAAGGAAGGATGTCTGCAGTCTGAGCTCATCCAGTTCCATCTCAAGAAagagcgggcggcggcggcggcggccgcggctcAGATGCACAGTAAGaacggcggcggcggcagcaacCGCAGCTCTCCGGTCGCTGGCGCCCCTGCCATTTGTGAGCCCCTCGcagtccctcccacctccccaatgGCGGCGGCAGCAGAGGGCCCCCAACAGGGCGCAGAGGGCAGcgcgagcggcggcggcggcatgCAGGCAGCGGCGCCCCCTTCGTCGCAGCCGCACCCGCAGCAGCTCCAGGAGCAGGAGGAAATgcaggaggagatggagaagcTGCGGGAGGAAAACGAGACTCTCAAGGTGAGGAGGGTGTGGGGGACGGGttggaggaggggaggtgtgggccTCGGAGCATTAGGGCGTGTCCTGGCGGGAGTGAGAGGCTGCTAACCTGTTAGGGAGccttcaagagggaggggaacaGGAAATGAGGGGAGGGGGTCCCTAGGCCCTTTCCGGATCTAAAAGGGCTTTGCGATCAGCAGCGTTAGGTTTTTATTTAGATCCAAATCTGGGCCTTCGTTCCTCCTATTATTATGGTTTGGCTCACTTTTTCACGGACAGAGCTGGAGTAGGAGAGCGAGGGAAGGCCTAAAGAGGGTccattttttctagtttcttcttGTTCATTCAGCTCCGGGTCATTCCTGTCTCATGGAGAGGGAGCAGTAAAGCTGAGAATTTGGAGCTGGGATGGGGTGTAGACGGTGTATGTCCGAGGGGTGGGAGGCGAAGCTAATTTTGACCCGCGGCCTGTCACCGCCTCAGAACGAGATCGATGAACTGAGGACCGAGATGGACGAGATGAGGGACACTTTCTTCGAGGAGGATGCCTGCCAACTGCAGGAAATGCGCCACGAGTTGGAGAGAGCCAACAAAAACTGCCGGATCCTGCAGTACCGCCTCCGCAAAGCCGAGCGCAAAAGGCTCCGCTACGCGCAGACCGGGGAGATCGACGGGGAGCTGTTGCGCAGCCTGGAGCAGGACCTCAAGGTCTGCGGCGCCGGGGCCCGGGGGGCGCGCGGCAGGGGCGGTGGGTGGGGACTCAGGTCACGGGCGCTTTGCGTTGAAAGGCCTTCAGTGGTGATTGGCAAAGAGCTCTAGGGACACGGAGTTTCGCAGCGCCAATCACAGAATGTCAAGGTCccggaaagggaagaggaaaaacgGACAGGTGGGTCTGAAGAGTCCTGTGTGGGGGGAGGGTCTTGCAGAGAGCGAGCTCTGCGGGCTGCCCTGGGAGCCACGGTGACGATTACAGAGGTGGTGGGAGGAGGGCGCCGCCTTCCGCGGCGGAAACGGCGTGGCCGAGCGCAGGCCTTGATCTGACTTCCAGAGACTGTCCTCCAAGCGCAGGCCAGATGGAGTCAGGCCCTCTGGAGCAGCGCGGTGAAGACTCCTTCAGTGGAGTTGAAGCCCAGAATAGGAACAGCACTGGAAAGATATTAGAGTTAAGATTTCTCTCTGAAAGCCGCCCCCGTCCCCAACGCCTTCTTCCAGAACTCCTTCCTTTCTGTAATTACCACTTAGATAACTCCCAGAAAGGAAAACTGTCCAGCTTGTGGTCCCTTTTGGAAAAGTAAAGGGAGAGTGCGCTAAATGAAAGAACCATGTTCTTAGGGAGGTTGCTTCTTCAGAGTCTCCCCCAGTGGAGAAATTTCAACTTTGAAGTGCGTTTTTTAGATAGGTGTGGTCTGTTCATTCGGTTTTCCTGTAGACAGATTCACTGACAACGCAAATCAGATGTTATCTTCATGGTCTGGGACAGCAAACgaaatataatttaattgtaTTAATTTCATGAAGATTTAAAAGCCGAGTGTAAttatcttgtatttttttaaaaagaaagccatgGGAAAACATTTTATGAAAGCCGTtgtatcatttctctttttttcctttttctgacatTTGTCAAGTGTTGACTAGGCACCAGGCACTGTGGCAACCATTGTTACTCatgttattatttcatttagGTCTCAAGGAGAAAAACCTGTAAGGAAGGGATTATGAATAGCATCATTTTACAGGTGCCCACAATGAACCTTTTATGAAAGTTAAGTGCCCAGCCCCTAGCCCTAGAACTTGGCTAGTAGTTGGTCAGGCTGCCTCCCCACTCAGTCCAAAACCACAGCCTGTGTCCTGAGATACAGCACCAGACTGCCCCACTTTTCTTCCAAACCCTAAAATTTCTGAGGTAATCTTAAAACAGGAGGCAAAAATGCACACactaatttaaacaaacaaacaacattctcaaagactaaaatatttcttaaaactaaGCACCTGGAATGTTAGGATCAAAATTCAAGCCCCAGACCCTACctgggaatattttattttctagtcttTAAAATAAGTGATAATGGAGGCATCTACTTCATAGTTTTGTTGTGGAATTAGAGACTTGTGAAATCTCTACACATGATAAAACACAATTGAACATTTATAACCATGATGTCATGTAGACATTAAGGGAACAGAGTGGAGAGCCAGACTACCTGGCCACTTGTTAGCTGTGTCACCTTGAGCATATTACTTTACCTCCATGagactcagttttcctcatctataaaacaggaataataataggATCTATTTCATGGGATTGTTGAGAGAGTTAAATGGTTTATGTATGTGAAATGGCTTATATGTAATGCATCTGGAATGATGTCTGGCATATGGCAGACACTATATACATATTGGTTCTAGTACTTTTAATATAACTTTAGCCCATTtgttgtattgtctttaattacattttattgttaaaaacacTTTAATTTAGGTAGCAAAGGATGTATCTGTGAGACTTCACCATGAATTGGAAAATGTGGAAGAAAAGCGAACAACAACAGAAGATgaaaatgagaaactgaggcaacaGCTTATAGAAGTTGAGATAGCAAAGCAAGCTCTGCAGAATGAACTGGAAAAAATGAAGGAGGTTAGTAATCAGTTATCTCATGGCGTGCTGTATATATTTAGCTCTTCATAGAGCGTACCAAAGACTAATATGactgttaaaataattaaattttttatgatTATAGGACAGTTTGTTGTTCTCACCCAATATAGTAACAGATACATGATTTCATAGTAATAAATAAGTAGCAAAGAAGAAATTCTGACCTCTACCCTGCCTCTGACTTGACATATATGAGCTGTGACGGATGCTTCGTGTGTGATATCTAAATGgatgttaattaaataaattacacagCTATACCAAACACAAAGGATATCAAGAATATGAAGGAATAAGCCTTCTGTTAGTTGAGGGGAAGTGCTAATCCTGTGAGATTACTACTGAGTTCATAGAAGCACAGACTTTTAGGATGAAAAAGACCATAAAGGCCATTCAATCTAATCTAATCATTGCTTGATTCCTTCTTATAACAAAGCCCCCCCAAATGGTCTAATACTTAGAACTTCACCAGTGACTAGCCCTTAAGATCGTCTCCAGTAGCCAATTTTATCACAGCATAGCTCtgtttaaggttttctttgttttgagttGAAATCTATCTACTTGTAACTTTAATAAATTCATCTCAGTCCTACCCTTTCGGGTACAAGAGTCAGAGTTCTCTTCCACATTAGCTATTAGAAAATTCCTACCATGTTTCCCCTGAATCTTCTCAAAGCACAAAATCAGTATCAAAGAAAATAACgagaataaaagaaacagaaagatgtaTCAAGAAATAATTagaaccaacacaccattgtagagcaattatactccaataaagacgtttaaaaaaaaaaaatagttttgtgaTAAGTAACAGTTTGAATTGAAATAATATTCTTCCTTGAAAACTGCCTGAAAATGTCCAGAGCAACTTGTGAAAACCATTATTGAGAATTAGCAAATACACACGTGGTCCTCTGAACACTTCCTCTGCTTAAATATgcagaatttaaatgaaaatccTAATCTTCCCGTAGACTAACTGAGATATTGGCACGTTCCACTGCTGTGTTTATCTCGAAATGGTAAAAAAATATAACTACCGTGTAACAGTGATCAGTTGTCAATTAAGAATGTGTGGCAGGAATTTGTAGAACACTGTTTCAGTGGGGTAACCTGTTTTGTGATCTAAGTTTCTGCTTATATTATCctgaatttaaacatttttaacatgACAAATTAGGGCAGAATCAttgtactggggcttccctggtggcgcagtggttgggagtccgcctgccaatgctggggacacgggttcgtgccccggtctgggaagatcccacatgccgcggagcggctgggcccacgagccatggctgctgggccttcgcgtccggagcctgtgctccgcaacaggagagggccacagcagtgagaggcccgcgtaccaccaaaaaaaaaaaaaaaaatcattgtactGATATGTGACTCTTAGCTAATACCTAAGGGTGGCTGTGTGCTACAGCAGAAAAACATGGCGACTGGGAGCCGTGGGACTATCTTCACCAGTAACTAATCGGCTGACTTAAAAGTCCTCTAATTTCTGCTTGCCTCAGTGTATTcagttataaaatgttattttcaatgAATCTCCGTACGTCTTGCAGCTATCATGACTTTTATCATGAAGTCCAGGACATTACCATTAAAGAACAGCATAGATTTTATTCTAAAGTTGAGAgatcaaatattaaattaatatcaaTATAAGGATAGGTTTCTTCGATAATAATGTACAGTTGAAGTTTGTGAAAAATTGAAAGTTTGAAAAAATTAAGTAGGTAGCTGTTATTTGATGGGGCTGTCATAAGAAAGTactacaaactgagtggcttaaacaatagaagtttattttctcacagttctggaggctaaaagtccaaaatcaaggtgttggcagggttggtttcttctgagggctgtgaaggaaggatctattccaggcctctctccttggcttatatatatatgcatcttcacactcacatggcattctccccaTAGCTGTCTATGACCAAATTTCCCCTTCTTGTAAGACACCAGTCAAGTTAGATTAGGACCTGCTGTAATGGCTTTATTGTAGCTTGATTGTCTCAGtaaagaccctctctccaaataaggtcacattctgaggtacttgcttggtgttaggacttcaacatgtaaaTTGGGGCAGGGGCACAATTCAACCTATAAGAATAGCTCTTAAATACCTTCTTATGGACAAGCAAAAAGAAAGCTCATTGTCAGTTCCATAAGGCTCCATTCCATATTCACACCTCACTTGCCTTCTTCCATACTCTTTGTTTatccaattaaaaa
The sequence above is drawn from the Delphinus delphis chromosome 14, mDelDel1.2, whole genome shotgun sequence genome and encodes:
- the MTCL3 gene encoding microtubule cross-linking factor 3 — translated: MSQPPTGGAAPATAAASAATAATEARLHPEGSSRKQQRAQSPARPRDNSVRQTTAATRSPVGAGTKLNSIRQQQLQQQQQQGNKTGSRTAPPASARGSGGGAEKAAPLAPKGAAPGAVQSLAGAEVAPVATLAPVGVRRPGASEEPPRELEPASSKLGEPPPLGEGGGGGGEGGGAGSGSGEREGGAPQPPPPPRGWRGKSVRAQPRGGSGAEGASPSPSTSSAGKTPGSGSRNSGIGVVGPGSGGGGSYWKEGCLQSELIQFHLKKERAAAAAAAAQMHSKNGGGGSNRSSPVAGAPAICEPLAVPPTSPMAAAAEGPQQGAEGSASGGGGMQAAAPPSSQPHPQQLQEQEEMQEEMEKLREENETLKNEIDELRTEMDEMRDTFFEEDACQLQEMRHELERANKNCRILQYRLRKAERKRLRYAQTGEIDGELLRSLEQDLKVAKDVSVRLHHELENVEEKRTTTEDENEKLRQQLIEVEIAKQALQNELEKMKELSLKRRGSKDLPKSEKKAQQTPTEEDNEDLKCQLQFVKEEAALMRKKMAKIDKEKDRFEHELQKYRSFYGDLDSPLPKGEAGGPPSTREAELKLRLRLVEEEANILGRKIVELEVENRGLKAELDDLKGDDFNGSANPLLREQSESLSELRQHLQLVEDETELLRRNVADLEEQNKRITAELNKYKYKSGGHESARHHDSAKTEALQEELKAARLQINELSGKVMQLQYENRVLMSNMQRYDLASHLGIRGSPRDSDAESDAGKKESDDDSRPPHRKREGPIGGESDSEEVRNIRCLTPTRSFYPAPGPWPKSFSDRQQMKDIRSEAERLGKTIDRLIADTSTIITEARIYVANGDLFGLMDEEDDGSRIREHELLYRINAQMKAFRKELQTFIDRLEVPKSTDDAGAEEPISVSQMFQPIILLILILVLFSSLSYTTIFKLVFLFTLFFVL